One Actinomadura viridis genomic region harbors:
- a CDS encoding DoxX family protein codes for MSTAYIVVTVLGAAMAAFSAGSVFFRAAWVVQPLAEYGVPRSWWPWLGTAKAAGAAGLLAGLFVPVIGVVAGIGLVLYFTGAVITVLRARSYSHTPFPLMYMAPVVGSLALGFAA; via the coding sequence ATGTCCACCGCCTACATCGTCGTCACCGTCCTGGGGGCCGCCATGGCCGCCTTCTCGGCCGGTTCCGTCTTCTTCCGCGCCGCGTGGGTCGTGCAGCCCCTGGCCGAGTACGGCGTGCCGCGCTCGTGGTGGCCCTGGCTCGGTACGGCCAAGGCCGCGGGGGCGGCGGGGCTGCTGGCCGGCCTGTTCGTGCCGGTGATCGGTGTCGTGGCGGGCATCGGCCTGGTGCTTTACTTCACCGGTGCCGTCATCACCGTGCTCCGGGCACGTTCGTACTCCCACACCCCGTTCCCGCTGATGTACATGGCGCCCGTGGTCGGTTCGCTGGCGCTGGGATTCGCCGCCTGA